From Echinicola jeungdonensis, the proteins below share one genomic window:
- a CDS encoding universal stress protein, whose translation MLKRILVPCDFSAPSREGFRLAVDMASKVNGQVIAVYIIYNAALYDAPYINETGLAFEPQFFDDLENYAKKEFAELQQSVNCDNVSCHLKIEYGHVASTIKRLVEPLNIDLIVMGTTGVSGWEELLIGSNTEKVVRHSTVPVLSLRKAPEISNIKSILLPTLFSIKQDDFIKKLMELQAFFKANLHLLYINTPMHFKPDKIIKDKLISFIHHFGIEKYVFHLVNEYNEEKGIIEFAQDNNIDMVALGTHGRKGLAHLYYGSVAENVVNHIRCPIWTYHIKV comes from the coding sequence ATGCTAAAACGAATTTTAGTTCCATGTGATTTTTCAGCCCCTTCCCGGGAAGGGTTTAGGTTGGCTGTTGATATGGCATCTAAAGTAAATGGACAAGTAATTGCGGTATATATTATTTATAATGCTGCCCTTTATGATGCCCCTTATATCAATGAAACAGGCTTGGCATTTGAACCTCAGTTTTTTGATGACCTGGAAAATTATGCCAAAAAAGAATTTGCCGAATTACAACAATCCGTCAATTGCGATAATGTATCCTGCCATTTAAAAATAGAATACGGCCATGTAGCCAGCACCATTAAGCGGCTCGTTGAACCCTTAAACATTGATTTGATTGTCATGGGTACTACTGGGGTCTCTGGATGGGAGGAACTGCTTATTGGGTCCAATACAGAAAAAGTGGTCAGGCATTCCACTGTTCCGGTACTTTCACTTCGGAAAGCACCGGAAATTTCAAATATTAAATCCATTCTATTGCCCACATTATTCTCCATTAAGCAAGATGATTTCATCAAAAAATTGATGGAGCTTCAAGCTTTTTTTAAGGCCAATCTTCACCTTCTTTATATCAACACTCCCATGCATTTTAAACCTGATAAAATCATAAAGGATAAATTAATCAGCTTTATCCATCATTTTGGGATTGAAAAATACGTTTTCCATTTGGTTAATGAATACAATGAGGAAAAGGGCATAATTGAATTTGCCCAGGACAATAATATAGATATGGTTGCATTGGGAACTCATGGCAGAAAGGGCTTAGCCCATCTTTATTATGGCAGTGTAGCTGAAAATGTAGTCAACCATATTCGATGCCCCATTTGGACCTACCATATCAAGGTATAA
- a CDS encoding Hsp20/alpha crystallin family protein, giving the protein MNLEPSKTKKSPSIWTNLVSPLQSLLGKDLFDSDIDLWPQKLGINVPTVNTIEKPKAYELEMAAPGLEKKDFKIQLDNQVLTISSEKSEEKEENEKGSSRKEFSFHSFCRSFSLPENVLEDKIEAKYENGILKIIIPKAKETSVQPTHQISID; this is encoded by the coding sequence ATGAACCTTGAACCAAGTAAAACAAAAAAATCACCCTCAATCTGGACAAATTTGGTAAGCCCACTTCAATCCTTATTGGGTAAGGATTTATTTGACTCAGATATTGATCTTTGGCCGCAAAAATTGGGCATCAATGTTCCTACTGTAAATACGATAGAAAAGCCAAAGGCTTATGAATTAGAAATGGCAGCACCCGGATTGGAAAAAAAAGATTTTAAAATCCAATTGGACAATCAAGTTCTTACCATCAGCTCGGAAAAGTCTGAAGAAAAAGAAGAAAATGAAAAAGGTTCTTCCCGGAAAGAATTTTCCTTTCATTCATTCTGTAGATCTTTTTCCCTTCCTGAAAATGTTTTAGAGGATAAAATCGAAGCCAAATATGAGAATGGGATTTTAAAAATCATTATTCCAAAAGCAAAGGAAACGTCAGTCCAACCTACACATCAAATTTCGATAGACTAA
- a CDS encoding response regulator transcription factor, translating to METITILVIEDNAEMCENISDILRLKNYQIITAQEGLKGLEMVNEKNPDLVICDVKMPKLDGFGVLKKMKSQSSTSSIPFIFLTAKAQKVDLVKGMEMGANEYIVKPFDGKALLEVVESCLETHINEG from the coding sequence ATGGAAACGATAACTATTTTAGTAATTGAGGATAATGCAGAAATGTGCGAAAATATCTCTGATATTCTTAGACTTAAAAATTATCAAATAATTACAGCTCAAGAGGGCCTGAAGGGATTGGAAATGGTAAATGAAAAAAATCCTGATCTGGTAATATGTGACGTTAAAATGCCAAAATTGGACGGCTTTGGGGTGCTAAAAAAAATGAAAAGTCAATCCTCTACATCCTCTATCCCATTTATTTTTTTAACTGCAAAGGCACAAAAAGTTGATCTTGTAAAAGGAATGGAAATGGGGGCAAATGAATATATTGTAAAACCCTTTGATGGAAAAGCCCTGTTGGAGGTGGTGGAATCCTGTTTGGAAACCCATATTAATGAAGGTTAA
- a CDS encoding zinc-dependent alcohol dehydrogenase family protein → MKAMVLHKIVNLSDQSHPLELRDIPKPVPKADEVLIRVNVCGVCHTELDEIEGRTPPPKLPVVLGHQAVGYVEKVGGEVTKVKVGDRVGVAWIFSACGKCQFCRSGQENLCDQFQATGRDVNGGYADFMTAKERFVHPIPTFFSDAAAAPLLCAGAIGYRSMVLTGLNNGQNLGLTGFGASAHLVLKMIRYRYPNSKVFIFARSKNERDFALELGAVWAGDTEEKAPEKLDAIIDTTPVWKPVVEALNNLNKGGRLVINAIRKENVDKDYLQKLSYPNHLWLEKEIKSVANITARDVREFLDLAAKAQILPDYQEYPLEDANKALLEMKNQKIHGAKVLRIG, encoded by the coding sequence ATGAAAGCCATGGTTCTTCACAAAATTGTAAATCTCTCTGACCAATCCCATCCATTGGAATTAAGAGATATTCCAAAACCTGTCCCAAAAGCAGATGAGGTGCTGATTAGGGTTAATGTTTGTGGGGTTTGCCATACCGAATTGGATGAAATTGAAGGAAGGACTCCACCACCCAAATTGCCTGTGGTTTTGGGGCATCAAGCAGTAGGATATGTTGAAAAGGTCGGGGGTGAGGTTACTAAGGTAAAGGTTGGAGACCGGGTTGGAGTAGCATGGATTTTTTCCGCCTGTGGGAAATGCCAGTTTTGCCGATCGGGGCAGGAAAATTTGTGTGATCAGTTTCAAGCCACCGGCAGGGATGTCAATGGAGGATATGCTGATTTTATGACGGCAAAGGAGCGTTTTGTCCATCCTATACCTACGTTTTTCTCTGATGCAGCTGCAGCTCCTCTCCTTTGTGCTGGGGCCATCGGGTACCGCTCCATGGTATTGACGGGCCTTAATAATGGGCAAAACCTTGGCTTGACAGGCTTTGGAGCCTCCGCCCATTTGGTATTGAAAATGATTCGTTACCGTTACCCCAATTCCAAGGTTTTTATCTTTGCCCGGAGTAAAAACGAAAGGGATTTTGCCCTGGAATTGGGTGCGGTGTGGGCAGGGGATACAGAAGAGAAAGCTCCCGAAAAATTGGATGCGATCATCGACACCACTCCGGTATGGAAACCTGTAGTTGAAGCTCTTAACAATTTAAATAAAGGTGGAAGATTGGTTATTAACGCCATCAGAAAAGAGAATGTTGACAAGGACTATCTCCAAAAACTTTCCTACCCCAACCACCTGTGGTTGGAAAAGGAAATTAAAAGCGTAGCCAATATTACTGCAAGGGATGTAAGAGAGTTTTTAGATTTGGCTGCCAAAGCCCAGATTCTGCCAGACTACCAGGAATACCCCTTGGAAGATGCCAATAAAGCCCTTCTGGAAATGAAAAACCAAAAGATCCATGGAGCTAAAGTCCTCCGGATTGGTTAA
- a CDS encoding ferritin-like domain-containing protein: MQNITTLTHLFIEQAREIYDAEVQQLEVIKEILPKINSPELKQLVTHHIDQIKLQKERLEKVFAEEDELSSGEQNQVMAALIKELIEIMNRSADSKVRDAGLIGSLQQIKHFEMAAYGTLCAFAKTLKKIEEANALHHNLEEEKGMDAQLSHLARNTINKEALSTLIL; this comes from the coding sequence ATGCAAAATATCACCACATTAACCCATTTGTTTATAGAACAAGCAAGGGAAATTTACGATGCTGAAGTACAGCAGCTGGAAGTGATAAAAGAGATTCTCCCTAAAATAAATTCCCCGGAATTAAAACAATTGGTTACCCACCATATTGACCAGATAAAGCTTCAAAAGGAAAGGCTGGAAAAAGTATTTGCTGAAGAGGATGAGTTATCCTCCGGAGAACAAAACCAAGTTATGGCCGCATTAATCAAGGAGCTGATCGAAATCATGAATAGAAGTGCAGACAGCAAGGTAAGGGATGCAGGTCTTATTGGTTCCCTTCAACAAATCAAGCATTTTGAAATGGCTGCCTATGGGACATTATGTGCTTTCGCCAAAACCCTGAAAAAAATAGAGGAGGCAAATGCACTGCACCATAACTTGGAAGAAGAAAAAGGAATGGATGCTCAATTGAGCCATTTGGCCAGAAATACCATCAATAAAGAAGCTTTATCTACTTTGATTTTGTAG
- a CDS encoding SDR family oxidoreductase, with translation MQEEFKEKVALVTGGSFGIGKATAITLSKKCAKIVVADCIRDEETVDLIQSAGGEAIFVKCDVSDPKDVEKLMGKIKKSYKRLDLAVNNAGIEGEQGITAECTLENWDRTVDVNLKGIWLCMKYEIPLMLRQNKGAIVNTASVAGLVGFPGLPAYVASKHGIIGLTKTAALEYVKQNIRVNAVCPGVIHTPMIDRFTGKDKVAEKQFEDMEPIGRMGKPEEVALAICWLLSDEASFVTGDAMAVDGGWIAQ, from the coding sequence ATGCAAGAGGAATTTAAAGAAAAGGTTGCCCTGGTTACAGGTGGGAGTTTTGGAATTGGAAAAGCGACAGCAATTACTTTGTCTAAAAAATGTGCAAAAATAGTAGTAGCGGATTGTATCAGGGATGAGGAAACGGTGGATTTGATCCAATCGGCAGGTGGTGAGGCTATTTTTGTGAAATGTGATGTTTCAGACCCAAAAGATGTGGAAAAATTAATGGGGAAAATAAAAAAGTCATATAAACGATTGGATTTAGCGGTCAACAATGCAGGGATTGAAGGGGAACAGGGCATTACTGCTGAATGTACATTGGAGAATTGGGATAGGACCGTTGATGTAAATTTAAAAGGAATCTGGCTATGTATGAAATATGAAATTCCTTTAATGTTAAGGCAAAATAAGGGTGCAATTGTCAACACTGCCTCTGTTGCCGGGTTGGTGGGATTCCCAGGCTTGCCTGCTTATGTGGCCTCTAAACATGGCATCATTGGTCTTACAAAAACTGCTGCCTTGGAATATGTAAAACAAAATATACGTGTCAATGCAGTATGCCCGGGGGTGATCCATACCCCCATGATTGACCGGTTTACAGGGAAAGATAAAGTTGCAGAAAAGCAATTTGAGGATATGGAACCTATTGGCCGGATGGGAAAACCGGAAGAAGTAGCACTGGCCATTTGCTGGTTGCTATCAGACGAAGCTTCCTTTGTGACCGGGGATGCCATGGCCGTGGATGGGGGTTGGATAGCACAGTAA
- a CDS encoding universal stress protein, whose amino-acid sequence MKKIVVPIDFSQFSENALLSAIKIAETGNMDIHCINVVETDLDWKHLTEKEKANHPDIQDLEDEANRKLNEFVDSHKAKYMDMIAVVRTGVVAEEIVHYSDEIAADLVVVGAYGKGYEEGKFIGSDFQKVLRKASGPVLAIKKAFEDSEFMEMVFASRFDDDSWPVFLKMRPLIKALDAKVHFLYVNTPDHFTPEDEAEKQMGKFAEGQDDIKIEKHIHDFAEVEKGIIDFSENKNIGIIGIASHHREKARSYQIGVTETVLFKTSIPVLSIKL is encoded by the coding sequence ATGAAAAAAATTGTGGTACCTATTGACTTTAGCCAGTTTTCAGAAAATGCCCTACTCAGTGCTATCAAAATAGCAGAAACTGGAAATATGGACATCCATTGCATCAATGTGGTGGAAACAGATTTGGATTGGAAACATTTGACCGAAAAAGAAAAAGCGAATCATCCGGATATCCAGGACCTTGAGGATGAGGCAAACCGGAAACTAAATGAATTTGTGGATTCCCATAAGGCCAAATATATGGACATGATAGCTGTGGTTCGAACAGGCGTAGTGGCGGAGGAAATTGTTCATTATTCAGATGAAATTGCTGCTGATTTGGTAGTGGTTGGGGCTTATGGCAAAGGGTATGAAGAGGGGAAGTTTATAGGATCTGATTTCCAGAAAGTTCTTCGAAAAGCTTCTGGGCCTGTATTGGCCATCAAAAAAGCTTTCGAGGATAGTGAATTTATGGAAATGGTTTTTGCTTCCCGGTTTGATGATGATAGTTGGCCGGTATTTTTAAAAATGCGTCCCCTGATAAAGGCATTGGATGCTAAGGTCCATTTTCTATACGTCAATACTCCGGATCATTTCACCCCAGAGGATGAAGCCGAAAAACAGATGGGGAAATTTGCGGAAGGTCAAGATGATATAAAGATAGAGAAACATATACATGATTTTGCCGAGGTGGAAAAAGGCATTATTGACTTTTCTGAAAATAAAAATATTGGGATCATTGGGATTGCCTCCCATCACCGGGAAAAAGCCAGGAGTTATCAAATTGGAGTGACAGAAACGGTTCTTTTTAAAACCTCCATTCCCGTGTTAAGCATCAAATTATAA
- the ppsA gene encoding phosphoenolpyruvate synthase: MDQESKKSFTIPFSQTNLKMVAEVGGKNASLGEMISQLHLLGIQVPDGFAVTAAAYRYFLSANHLGEKLVAILEGLDNKNLENLGDVGAQCRNLIKNAPIPKAWEQAILQEYRKFFGADAGEVSVAVRSSATAEDLPNASFAGQHDSFLNIQGEASLLRACQQCYLSLFNDRAIKYRVDHGFDHMEVALSIGVQRMVRSDLGCAGVAFTLDPETGHENIIYITGAWGLGENVVQGAVNPDEYYFFKKAVREEKYSLIYRKLGAKENRMIYAKEQNPLRTTINIETPTALRDAWTLSDKDAMTLANWCLQIEDHYQVAMDIEWAIDGETQELFIVQARPETVHPKSKKETVKEYHLLESPNPICTGKAVGRAIVSGRVKVMNSLADAPKLEKGDIIVADITNPDWNALLRKAVCIVTNKGGRTSHAAIVARELGIIALVGSENATQVLKDGQVITVYCGDGDLGHAYKGKLDWEEKEIPLKTFPKTKTKPMFILADPDQALPLSRYPNQGVGLMRMEFIVANQIKVHPMALMKFKGLAATEVGKEIAALTRHYPDKKEYFVRNLAEALSFVAAAFYPKDVIIRMSDFKTNEYAQLLGGSGFEPKEENPMLGFRGASRYYNDRYKEAFGLECAAIKRVREKMGLTNVKVMIPFCRTVEEGKKVLDVMGSFGLAKGENGLEVYVMTEIPNNVILADQYAKIFDGFSIGSNDLTQLTLGIDRDSAIISDLFDENNDGVKSMVKMAIESAKKSGRIIGFCGQAPSDFPEFSRFLVELGIDSISFTPDALIRGWENISLAESKLKAPEKGVVD, from the coding sequence ATGGACCAAGAAAGCAAAAAGAGTTTTACAATACCTTTTTCCCAGACCAACCTGAAAATGGTGGCCGAAGTGGGCGGAAAAAATGCTTCTCTGGGTGAAATGATCAGCCAGTTACACCTTTTGGGGATTCAGGTTCCTGATGGTTTTGCTGTGACGGCAGCTGCATATCGTTATTTTTTATCAGCCAATCATTTGGGTGAAAAACTGGTTGCCATTTTGGAAGGTCTGGACAACAAAAACCTGGAAAATTTGGGAGATGTTGGGGCTCAATGCAGAAACTTAATAAAAAATGCTCCTATTCCCAAAGCCTGGGAACAAGCCATATTACAGGAATACCGCAAATTTTTTGGAGCTGATGCTGGGGAGGTTTCTGTAGCTGTGCGTAGTAGTGCTACTGCAGAAGACCTCCCCAATGCAAGTTTTGCTGGACAACATGATTCATTTTTAAATATCCAAGGTGAGGCCTCCCTTCTTAGGGCTTGCCAGCAATGTTACCTATCCTTATTTAATGATCGAGCCATCAAATACCGGGTGGATCATGGTTTTGACCATATGGAGGTAGCCTTGAGTATTGGGGTGCAAAGAATGGTCAGAAGCGATCTTGGTTGTGCAGGAGTGGCCTTTACTTTGGACCCTGAAACTGGGCATGAAAATATTATTTACATTACCGGGGCATGGGGATTGGGCGAAAATGTGGTCCAGGGAGCTGTCAACCCAGATGAATATTACTTTTTTAAAAAAGCAGTTCGGGAAGAGAAATATAGTTTGATCTACCGGAAACTGGGTGCCAAAGAAAACCGGATGATTTATGCCAAGGAACAAAATCCACTGAGAACAACCATTAACATTGAAACCCCAACTGCTCTTAGGGATGCATGGACCTTGAGTGATAAAGATGCCATGACCTTGGCCAATTGGTGCCTTCAGATCGAGGACCATTATCAGGTGGCCATGGATATCGAATGGGCAATAGATGGTGAAACCCAAGAATTGTTTATTGTCCAGGCCAGGCCGGAGACCGTGCATCCCAAGTCCAAAAAAGAAACGGTTAAGGAATATCACTTGCTGGAAAGTCCCAATCCAATTTGTACGGGAAAAGCAGTTGGCAGGGCTATAGTAAGTGGAAGAGTGAAAGTAATGAATTCCCTGGCAGATGCCCCAAAATTGGAAAAGGGAGATATCATCGTGGCGGATATTACCAACCCTGATTGGAATGCTCTTTTGCGGAAAGCGGTTTGTATTGTGACCAATAAGGGGGGGAGGACCAGCCATGCGGCCATTGTGGCCAGGGAATTGGGGATCATCGCCCTTGTAGGTTCAGAAAATGCCACACAGGTTTTAAAGGATGGCCAGGTCATCACGGTATACTGTGGGGATGGGGATTTGGGCCATGCTTACAAAGGGAAATTAGATTGGGAAGAAAAAGAAATTCCTCTAAAAACTTTCCCGAAAACCAAAACCAAGCCCATGTTTATCCTGGCTGACCCTGACCAGGCATTGCCTCTTTCCCGGTATCCCAATCAAGGAGTGGGGCTGATGCGGATGGAATTTATAGTGGCCAATCAGATCAAAGTCCACCCTATGGCCCTGATGAAATTCAAGGGGTTGGCAGCCACTGAGGTAGGGAAAGAAATTGCTGCTCTGACCAGGCATTACCCAGACAAAAAAGAGTATTTTGTCCGGAACCTGGCAGAAGCTCTTTCTTTTGTGGCAGCTGCCTTTTATCCAAAAGATGTGATCATCCGCATGAGCGATTTTAAAACTAATGAATACGCCCAACTCTTGGGGGGAAGTGGTTTTGAGCCCAAAGAAGAAAACCCCATGCTTGGGTTTAGGGGGGCATCCAGATATTATAATGATCGTTACAAAGAGGCTTTTGGATTGGAGTGTGCAGCCATCAAAAGGGTTAGGGAGAAAATGGGCCTAACCAACGTAAAAGTGATGATCCCTTTCTGCCGTACTGTTGAGGAAGGGAAAAAGGTCTTGGATGTCATGGGAAGTTTTGGTTTGGCTAAAGGCGAAAATGGTCTGGAAGTGTATGTGATGACCGAAATCCCCAATAATGTTATTCTGGCAGATCAATATGCTAAAATATTTGATGGATTTTCCATTGGTTCTAATGACCTTACCCAGCTGACTTTGGGAATAGACCGGGATTCAGCCATTATCAGTGATTTGTTTGATGAAAACAACGATGGTGTTAAATCCATGGTGAAGATGGCCATAGAGTCGGCAAAAAAATCAGGACGAATTATTGGATTTTGTGGCCAGGCCCCAAGTGATTTTCCGGAATTTTCCAGGTTCCTCGTCGAATTGGGAATTGACAGCATTTCCTTTACCCCTGATGCTTTGATCAGAGGCTGGGAAAATATTTCCTTGGCAGAGAGCAAGTTGAAAGCTCCGGAAAAGGGAGTGGTGGATTGA
- a CDS encoding mannose-1-phosphate guanylyltransferase — protein MATIHVILSGGVGSRLWPLSRKSRPKQYIPIFDQKTLFQKTVERNQGLCDRLIIVGNKNNYLLSREAIKKVGKQDFEEIIEACPRNTAAAIAFAALAAKSEDILFVTPSDHLIENGDHYKECVHRAMELAGEGYIVTFGLEPDHPDTGFGYIEAKGEDVLGFREKPNLDTAEKFLKKGNFLWNSGMFCFKAGVFLEELRLYQPDIFHKAEIAFKAKNEIFLDNELSCEIPSVSVDYAVMERTTKIKVVPSHFEWSDMGSFDSIFNYFKKKGHPIDEKGNMVIGTDIHTEFLGLKNAMVIASPDALLILQREKAQDVKKIFERLSTENPELVD, from the coding sequence ATGGCCACGATACATGTAATACTTTCAGGAGGAGTGGGGTCAAGACTTTGGCCTTTGTCAAGGAAAAGCCGCCCAAAACAATATATACCTATTTTTGATCAAAAAACCCTTTTCCAGAAAACGGTAGAAAGAAATCAAGGGCTCTGTGATCGCTTGATTATTGTTGGAAATAAGAACAATTATCTGCTGTCCAGGGAGGCTATAAAAAAGGTTGGAAAACAAGATTTTGAGGAAATTATTGAGGCCTGCCCAAGAAACACAGCGGCAGCAATTGCTTTTGCTGCATTGGCCGCCAAGTCTGAAGATATATTATTCGTAACCCCTTCAGACCACTTGATAGAAAATGGTGACCATTATAAAGAATGTGTCCACCGGGCCATGGAATTGGCTGGGGAGGGTTATATTGTCACTTTTGGATTGGAACCAGATCACCCGGATACGGGCTTTGGGTATATTGAAGCTAAAGGGGAAGATGTTTTGGGATTTAGGGAAAAGCCTAATTTGGATACAGCAGAGAAATTCCTTAAAAAAGGAAATTTTCTATGGAATTCGGGCATGTTCTGTTTTAAGGCAGGCGTTTTTTTGGAAGAGTTGAGATTATATCAACCCGACATTTTCCACAAAGCTGAAATAGCATTTAAAGCAAAAAATGAGATATTCTTGGATAATGAATTATCCTGTGAAATTCCCTCCGTATCAGTTGATTATGCGGTAATGGAAAGGACTACTAAAATCAAAGTAGTTCCTTCCCATTTTGAATGGTCTGATATGGGATCTTTTGATTCCATTTTCAACTATTTTAAGAAAAAGGGCCACCCCATAGATGAGAAAGGGAATATGGTCATAGGCACGGATATTCATACAGAGTTTTTAGGCCTAAAAAATGCCATGGTCATCGCATCACCTGATGCTCTTTTAATCCTTCAAAGAGAAAAAGCCCAGGATGTCAAAAAGATATTCGAAAGGCTTTCTACCGAAAATCCGGAGTTGGTGGATTGA
- a CDS encoding transposase, whose amino-acid sequence MSNRERRTFDKAFKTMAVELHLNGKTSTEVGRELGIGPDLVRRWAREFKASESSSFPGNGKQHLTEEEKEILALKKALKEAELERDILKKAVSIFSKGDNKYSGS is encoded by the coding sequence ATGAGTAATAGAGAAAGGAGAACATTTGACAAGGCCTTTAAAACGATGGCCGTAGAGCTTCATTTGAATGGAAAAACAAGTACTGAAGTTGGAAGAGAACTTGGGATTGGACCAGACCTGGTCAGGCGTTGGGCCAGGGAATTTAAAGCAAGTGAATCCAGCAGCTTTCCCGGAAACGGGAAACAGCATCTAACAGAAGAAGAGAAAGAAATCCTTGCCTTGAAAAAAGCCCTGAAAGAAGCCGAACTGGAGCGTGATATTCTAAAAAAGGCAGTAAGCATCTTTTCCAAGGGGGACAACAAATATTCCGGTTCATAA
- a CDS encoding IS3 family transposase, with protein MCRVFKVSRSGFYGWLNRKPSKCAEEREEVSREIHKIYAESKCRYGSPKITIELRDRGFSVSRPRVARIMKANGLRSVISGKFSVCTTESNHSFRISPNLLNRCLKRRSLGHGLR; from the coding sequence ATGTGCAGGGTTTTTAAAGTAAGCAGAAGCGGTTTTTATGGCTGGCTTAACCGAAAACCATCCAAATGTGCTGAGGAGCGAGAAGAAGTATCCAGGGAAATCCATAAAATCTATGCTGAAAGCAAGTGCCGGTATGGAAGTCCGAAGATAACCATTGAGCTTAGGGACAGGGGCTTTTCGGTGTCCAGGCCAAGGGTTGCCAGGATAATGAAAGCAAATGGGCTCAGGAGTGTGATATCGGGGAAGTTCAGTGTCTGTACCACTGAATCTAACCACAGTTTCAGAATCAGTCCGAACCTGCTTAACAGGTGTCTAAAACGGAGGTCACTGGGCCACGGTTTACGGTGA
- the istA gene encoding IS21 family transposase, which yields MAGQRIDIMDLRSLITFKQKGLSNRKVADLLGVNRKTVDSYVRRFRDLSLGYGELLSLDGKDLQELFTETGQTEKERYEHLSGCFPHIDGEMKKPGCTLQVLWKEYISQNPEGYKYSQFTWHYRQWKKRNNASGKLSHRAGEKLFVDFCGKKLHYVDRRTGEQIAVEVFVGVLPCSQYTYIRAVPSQKREDFISCLVYCLGWMGGVPYAVVPDNLKSAVDKASKYAPVLNKTFSDFGLHYGCALDPARPYSPQDKSLVERSVTLVYQRIYYPLGNHTFFSLEELNAAIAEKLEEYNDYLLSHGQGSRRSQFLDIEKEFLQPLPKSIYSIRYYKKATVQKSSHVYLGEDKNYYSCPYRYMGKSVELQYNRNTVEIFYRQERIASHKRASRQGQYITIGEHMPSNHQYYNDWSPEYFDRRAQKVGPNTQEYIGTLIGQYTYPEIGYKQAQGILSFLKSYGQERLERACKRALGFEKASYHTLERILKNKMDLEELPPAKDHLTPGHKNIRGSYS from the coding sequence ATGGCAGGACAAAGAATAGACATCATGGATTTAAGAAGTTTGATCACCTTCAAGCAGAAGGGGCTTAGCAACCGAAAAGTGGCAGACCTATTGGGCGTCAACCGAAAGACCGTTGACAGTTATGTCAGGCGTTTCAGGGATCTTTCCCTTGGGTACGGGGAACTGCTCTCCCTTGACGGCAAAGATCTACAGGAACTTTTCACCGAGACAGGGCAGACCGAAAAGGAACGTTATGAGCATCTCTCGGGGTGTTTTCCCCACATCGACGGGGAGATGAAAAAGCCCGGCTGTACCCTGCAGGTACTGTGGAAGGAATATATCTCCCAAAATCCGGAAGGCTATAAATACAGCCAGTTCACCTGGCACTACCGGCAATGGAAGAAGCGCAACAACGCCAGTGGCAAGCTGTCCCACCGTGCCGGGGAAAAGCTTTTCGTGGACTTTTGCGGAAAGAAGCTGCACTACGTTGACCGCCGGACTGGGGAGCAGATAGCCGTAGAGGTTTTTGTTGGTGTCCTGCCCTGCAGCCAGTACACTTACATAAGGGCGGTGCCCAGCCAAAAACGGGAGGATTTTATCAGCTGTCTGGTCTATTGTCTGGGCTGGATGGGCGGGGTACCCTATGCCGTCGTCCCTGACAATCTCAAATCAGCAGTGGACAAGGCCTCAAAATATGCCCCGGTCCTCAACAAGACCTTTTCGGATTTTGGCCTCCATTACGGCTGCGCCCTTGATCCTGCCCGGCCCTATAGCCCGCAGGACAAATCACTCGTGGAGCGTTCGGTCACCCTGGTCTACCAACGGATCTATTACCCCTTGGGCAACCATACCTTCTTCAGCCTGGAGGAGCTCAATGCGGCCATTGCAGAAAAACTGGAGGAGTACAATGACTACCTGCTCAGCCATGGACAGGGCAGCAGGCGAAGCCAGTTTTTGGACATCGAAAAGGAGTTCCTGCAGCCCCTTCCCAAAAGCATCTACAGCATCCGTTATTATAAAAAGGCCACCGTCCAGAAATCCTCCCATGTTTACCTGGGAGAGGACAAAAACTATTATAGCTGTCCCTATCGCTATATGGGCAAGAGCGTGGAGTTACAGTACAACCGGAACACCGTGGAGATATTTTACCGTCAGGAGCGGATCGCATCCCACAAAAGGGCTTCCCGGCAAGGCCAGTACATCACCATCGGGGAACATATGCCCAGCAACCACCAATACTACAATGACTGGAGCCCGGAATACTTTGACCGGAGGGCACAAAAAGTTGGTCCGAACACCCAGGAGTATATCGGAACGTTGATCGGCCAGTACACCTATCCCGAAATCGGCTACAAACAGGCACAGGGGATTCTTTCCTTCTTGAAAAGCTATGGACAGGAGCGTCTGGAAAGGGCCTGTAAACGGGCACTGGGCTTCGAAAAAGCCTCCTACCATACCCTTGAAAGGATACTTAAAAACAAAATGGACCTCGAGGAACTGCCTCCTGCCAAGGATCATTTAACCCCGGGTCACAAGAACATCAGGGGCTCCTACAGCTGA